A genome region from Labrus mixtus chromosome 9, fLabMix1.1, whole genome shotgun sequence includes the following:
- the LOC132980153 gene encoding centrosomal protein of 164 kDa-like isoform X3, translated as MTAAALIGDQLILEEDYDENYIASEQEIQEYAKEIGIDPETEPELLWLAREGIVAPMPQEWKPCQDVTGDIYYFNFSSGQSTWDHPCDEHYRRLVVQERERAQLSAAAGGSGAKKEKKEKKKKKEKKEKKEKKKKELLKTPGALSSALAPLPSPLGSLAPLRGLDATGSGPLSGSAPAPALRRSLGTSGGLVPLKTSLGAPRSAGASSVLGSRHEERVSLSLSGFDDDEDDEKISDQEPSPRVSDRLLKNLHLDLDALGGGLQYEDSEDSGGAPAEERTEPELQDLALSGDHSPDPPSQQDSLSGRNLRLSSLAGSRNPVSEDGPGHVSPVPEQSAQQEEAEELSEAAEEVQEDVQSESGEDEGGGGAEEGRIEEKEEAQDEEVDERNIKEEGDEIEEEQGGSEGFVESKKEAEEEKERDEVEEECHECDDVGKDEGDDEVSEKMRNSASQETGEREENNSEADVESCIENKQDVTKDGEKEEEEVQKEVKKPSSEKGSDEDVEKSDEDGGSEEEGDNSKEGDENERRIDDEEGQKGSEEEEVEFGSTREQEKEKEEEETEKEKEEEETEKEKEEEETEKEKEEEETEKEEEETEKEKEEEETEKEKEEEETETEKEEEETEKEEEETETEKEEEETETEKEEEETEKEEEETEKEKEEEETESGEALERCSLSQRKLTESEEEVNERSVHSERADTEGEGSEVGEESEAAEPAPVSESEEEVEVFEDGKARVRPMLSDLRTLEQKRKTLAGMTKTVTDKCPALAEQESEVRKNTDEASSSTDVKLSEKILDLNDLSGTISPLEKDDKEEAEDEEEKAGKTKKAEAFRRSLKSAKNIDRLVLHQSSPSPSLSDSSHSEQGVELRLKSEGLGTHPGLLRPETSRGRLVRTSNTQREDNESQESHPDEELGWRLRHDRKRKEEEEERSLRERKGDKERERRKADHDSEEEKEQMFMIKEKRIHLLREELRGEEEEEERKLKEESEERLRALRQLLLSKRREEEARLNEESEQMLEEIRASVEGERERQQQKLRDESDVKLKELRITLEEERAAQHEKLEAQKRKDVERLEAELEEDLQAEKKRLHEEREEKLSSLKQEVKITESRRELMGTRPEKQLAEYHRELADVLQEVRDEVQRDHERKLEQLREDHRREMNSIREKYLDEETLQKERLFSTLQEDKEHLQASHAVQLEKLRLQLNSQIQKIELTHSRKESQLQDLVDQMELRTKELKNQEAIMQTRAADLKRRRKKLGEEEEELESQLEALPQLIQERDQLKEELKRTREEKNQARELLQRAREERSEAKEEKERLREERDKAREERKKSKEEKERLESKVALLQERCDHLSRRISEIEQGEGGSASTRPEHRQDGKKAEKAEVTAPSNGRKDSSLHVEDLDDPPLSPVPDSQSSLDEFRRYISSQGATIHKTKLFLEKASSRLMERQAALQAVQTSSSEDPDREGGVTGERLRHLQQPLFEDLSRLAGERKVTFDVSESDLSSTVDPADGTGAHPTVPDKVQELAESLQQISGQLNSVLGALGSLAQGQSIATSYTAFPPPLSHPHSTAAPTSNISTSAPVMPQMLSEPPWAWAPQGPAAATPLFSTPISSGLRASEDPINSRWSQIFPTMDPISSSTMRPTSAYSAYTPASELGRSLRTVQKSVEVDGQRLQGLIDGNKRWLEMRKKDPSIPLFTRFQPPSTKSGLLQLGLDDNNQIRVYHY; from the exons atgactgcagctgCTCTGATAGGAGACCAGCTGATCCTCGAGGAGGACTATGATGAGAACTACATCGCCTCTGAACAAG AAATTCAAGAGTATGCTAAAGAGATTGGTATTGATCCTGAGACTGAGCCGGAGCTGCTCTGGCTGGCAAGGGAAGGCATCGTGGCCCCTATGCCTCAGGAGTGGAAGCCCTG CCAGGATGTGACGGGGGACATCTACTATTTCAACTTCTCCTCGGGCCAGTCAACCTGGGATCACCCCTGCGACGAGCATTACCGTCGCCTGGTGGTCCAGGAGCGTGAACGAGCCCAGCTCAGCGCGGCCGCAGGAGGCTCGGGGgcgaagaaagagaagaaggagaagaagaagaagaaagaaaagaaggagaagaaagagaaaaagaagaaggagctgCTCAAGACTCCGGGT GCACTGAGTTCAGCCTTAGCCCCCCTCCCGTCCCCTCTGGGCAGTCTGGCTCCTCTAAGAGGTCTGGATGCCACCGGGTCAGGCCCACTCTCAGgttctgctcctgctcctgctctgcGGCGGTCGCTTGGCACCTCTGGGGGACTGGTTCCCCTGAAGACATCTCTCGGG GCTCCCCGAAGCGCCGGAGCATCCAGCGTTTTGGGCAGCAGGCACGAGGAGagggtttctctctctctgtctggatttgatgacgatgaagatgatgagAAAATCTCAGACCAAGAG CCAAGTCCTCGAGTTTCAGACCGGTTATTGAAGAACCTTCATCTGGACCTGGACGCTCTTGGAGGAGGCCTACAGTATGAG GACAGTGAAGACAGTGGTGGAGCTCCAGCAGAGGAGCGGACGGAGCCGGAGCTGCAGGACCTGGCCCTATCTGGGGACCACAGCCCTGACCCACCATCCCAACAG GACTCTTTGAGCGGCCGCAACCTCCGCCTGTCCTCACTGGCTGGCAGCAGAAACCCCGTCAGTGAGGACGGGCCGGGTCATGTCAGCCCTGTACCTGAACAATCTGCCCAACAGGAAGAAGCAGAGGAGTTAAGTGAGGCAGCAGAGGAGGTGCAGGAGGATGTGCAGAGTGAGAGCGGAGAAGATGAAGGCGGAGGAGGGGCAGAAGAAGGAAGAatagaggagaaagaagaagcacAGGATGAGGAAGTAGATGAGAGAAACATCAAAGAAGAGGGGGATGAGATAGAGGAAGAGCAAGGGGGGAGTGAAGGGTTTGTAGAAAGcaaaaaagaagcagaggaggagaaagagagggatgaggTTGAAGAGGAATGccatgaatgtgatgatgtaggAAAGGATGAAGGGGATGATGAAGTGTCCGAAAAAATGCGAAACAGTGCGAGCCAGGAGACcggtgagagagaggaaaataacAGCGAGGCGGACGTAGAAAGTTGCATcgaaaacaaacaagatgtgaccaaagatggagaaaaggaagaagaggaggtgcaaaaagaagttaaaaaaccCTCATCTGAGAAAGGCAGTGATGAAGATGTGGAGAAAAGTGATGAAGATGgagggagtgaggaggagggggataatagcAAAGAGGGAGATGAGAATGAGCGACGGATAGACGATGAGGAAGGGCAGAAGGgaagtgaggaagaggaggtagaGTTTGGAAGCACAAGAGAGCaagagaaggaaaaggaggaagaggagactgagaaggaaaaggaggaagaggagactgagaaggaaaaggaggaagaggagactgagaaggagaaggaggaagaggagactgagaaggaggaagaggagactgagaaggagaaggaggaagaggagactgagaaggaaaaggaggaagaggagactgagactgaaaaggaggaagaggagactgagaaggaggaagaggagactgagactgaaaaggaggaagaggagactgagactgaaaaggaggaagaggagactgagaaggaggaagaggagactgagaaggaaaaggaggaagaggagactgAGAGCGGGGAGGCTTTGGAGAGATGCTCCCTGAGCCAGAGGAAGCTgacagagagtgaggaggaggtgaaTGAGAGGTCGGTGCACAGTGagagagcagacacagaggggGAGGGATCGGAGGTAGGTGAGGAATCAGAAGCCGCTGAGCCCGCACCTGTAtcagagagtgaggaggaagtggaggtttTTGAGGACGGGAAGGCTCGGGTGCGACCGATGCTGAGCGACCTTAGAACTcttgaacaaaaaagaaaaactctcgCTGGCATGACGAAGACTGTGACCGATAAATGCCCCGCTCTGGCAGAG CAGGAGTCGGAGGTCAGGAAGAACACCGACGAGGCTTCATCCTCCACAGATGTAAAG CTGTCAGAGAAAATTCTGGACCTCAATGACTTGTCTGGCACGATCAGTCCACTGGAGAAAGATGACAAGGAGGAAGCAGAAGACGAAGAGGAGAAggcgggaaaaacaaagaaggcCGAGGCTTTCAGAAG GAGTTTGAAGAGCGCTAAGAATATTGACCGTCTCGTGCTCCACCAGTCCAGCCCTTCACCCTCCCTCTCCGACTCGTCGCACTCAGAACAAGGTGTCGAGCTCCGTTTGAAAAGCGAAGGCCTCGGCACACACCCGGGGCTTCTGAGGCCTGAAACCTCAAGAGGTCGACTGGTCCGCACTTCAAACACCCAACGAGAAGACAATGAATCCCAAGAGAGCCATCCGGATGAGGAGCTCGGCTGGAGACTCCGGCAtgacagaaagaggaaagaggaagaggaagagagaagtcttagagagaggaaaggagataaggagagggagaggaggaaggcagATCATGACtcggaggaggagaaggagcaaaTGTTCATGATAAAGGAGAAGAGAATTCACCTACTCCGAGAGGAgctgaggggagaggaggaggaagaagagaggaagctaaaggaggagagtgaagaaAGACTGAG GGCTCTGCGGCAGCTTCTCCTCTCTAAgcggagagaggaagaggccaGGCTGAACGAGGAGTCTGAGCAGATGCTGGAGGAAATCCGAGCGTCTGtcgagggggagagggagaggcagcAACAGAAGCTAAG GGACGAGAGTGACGTCAAGCTGAAGGAATTACGGATCACTCTGGAGGAAGAGCGAGCAGCGCAGCATGAAAAGCTGGAGGCCCAGAAGAGGAAGGACGTTGAGCGTTTGGAGGCAGAGTTGGAGGAGGACCTGCAGGCGGAGAAGAAGAGACTCCacgaggagagggaggagaaactGAGCTCTCTAAAACAGGAG GTTAAAATCacagagagcaggagggagCTGATGGGTACGAGACCTGAGAAGCAGCTGGCAGAGTACCACCGAGAG CTGGCTGACGTTCTTCAGGAAGTGCGGGATGAAGTGCAGCGGGATCACGAGAGGAAGCTGGAGCAGCTGAGGGAGGACCacaggagggagatgaacagcatcAGAGAGAAATACCTAGATGAA GAGACTCTTCAGAAGGAGCGCTTGTTCTCCACTCTGCAGGAGGACAAAGAGCATCTGCAGGCGTCACACGCAGTCCAACTGGAGAAGCTCCGCCTGCAGCTCAACTCACAGATACAAAAGATAGAGCTGACGCACTCCCGCAAG GAGTCACAGCTGCAGGATCTTGTAGATCAGATGGAGCTAAGAACCAAAGAGCTGAAGAACCAGGAGGCCATCATGCAGACAAGG GCTGCAGAtctgaagaggagaaggaagaagttaggggaggaagaagaagagttggaGAGCCAGCTAGAG gctttaccacagctgatccaggagaGAGACCAGCTgaaggaggagctgaagaggacgagagaggagaaaaatcaGGCTAGAGAACTTCTgcagagagcgagggaggagagaagtgaggccaaagaggagaaagagaggctgagggaggagagggacaaagccagggaagagagaaagaaatcgAAGGAGGAAAAGGAGCGACTGGAGAGCAAGGTGGCGCTGCTACAGGAGAGATGTGACCATCTCAGTCGCAGGATCAG TGAGATTGAacaaggagaaggagggagtgccTCAACCAGACCAGAACATAGACAAGACGGCAAGAAGGCAGAGAAGGCAGAGGTCACAGCGCCCTCCAATGGCAGGAAAGACTCATCGCTCCATGTGGAAGACCTCGACGACCCCCCACTCTCCCCTGTGCCTGACAGCCAAAGCAGCCTGGACGA GTTCAGACGCTACATCTCCTCACAAGGAGCGACGATCCACAAAACCAAACTCTTCCTTGAGAAGGCGAGCAGCCGGCTGATGGAGAGACAGGCGGCTCTTCAGGCGGTCCAGACCAGCTCCTCCGAGGACCCCGACAGGGAAGGAGGGGTGACTGGGGAAAGGTTACGACACCTCCAGCAG CCACTGTTTGAGGATTTGTCACGGCTGGctggagaaagaaaagtgaCCTTTGATGTGAGCGAGTCTGACCTCAGCAGCACTGTCGATCCAGCGGACGGGACAG GAGCTCATCCCACTGTGCCGGACAAAGTCCAGGAGTTAGCCGAGTCCCTGCAGCAGATCTCAGGCCAGCTGAACTCCGTCCTGGGTGCTTTGGGTTCACTTGCCCAGGGACAGAGCATCGCCACATCTTATACAGCTTTCCCTCCACCGCTGTCTCACCCTCACTCCACTGCAGCACCTACCTCCAACATCTCCACCTCTGCCCCAGTCATGCCCCAGATGCTCTCAGAGCCGCCCTGGGCCTGGGCTCCCCAAGGCCCCGCTGCAGCCACCCCTCTCTTCAGTACCCCCATCAGCAGTGGGCTGAGGGCTTCTGAGGACCCCATCAACAGCCGATGGAGCCAAATATTCCCCA CTATGGACCCGATCTCCTCCAGCACCATGAGGCCGACCTCTGCTTACTCAGCATACACTCCAGCTAG TGAACTCGGTCGCAGCCTGCGGACGGTGCAGAAGTCAGTGGAGGTGGACGGTCAGAGGCTGCAGGGGCTGATTGACGGCAACAAGAGGTGGCTGGAGATGCGCAAGAAAGACCCCAGCAT ACCTCTCTTCACTCGCTTTCAGCCTCCTTCCACCAAGAGCGGCCTGCTCCAGCTGGGCCTGGACGACAACAACCAGATCAGGGTGTATCATTACTGA
- the LOC132980153 gene encoding centrosomal protein of 164 kDa-like isoform X2, with the protein MTAAALIGDQLILEEDYDENYIASEQEIQEYAKEIGIDPETEPELLWLAREGIVAPMPQEWKPCQDVTGDIYYFNFSSGQSTWDHPCDEHYRRLVVQERERAQLSAAAGGSGAKKEKKEKKKKKEKKEKKEKKKKELLKTPGALSSALAPLPSPLGSLAPLRGLDATGSGPLSGSAPAPALRRSLGTSGGLVPLKTSLGAPRSAGASSVLGSRHEERVSLSLSGFDDDEDDEKISDQEPSPRVSDRLLKNLHLDLDALGGGLQYEDSEDSGGAPAEERTEPELQDLALSGDHSPDPPSQQDSLSGRNLRLSSLAGSRNPVSEDGPGHVSPVPEQSAQQEEAEELSEAAEEVQEDVQSESGEDEGGGGAEEGRIEEKEEAQDEEVDERNIKEEGDEIEEEQGGSEGFVESKKEAEEEKERDEVEEECHECDDVGKDEGDDEVSEKMRNSASQETGEREENNSEADVESCIENKQDVTKDGEKEEEEVQKEVKKPSSEKGSDEDVEKSDEDGGSEEEGDNSKEGDENERRIDDEEGQKGSEEEEVEFGSTREQEKEKEEEETEKEKEEEETEKEKEEEETEKEKEEEETEKEEEETEKEKEEEETEKEKEEEETETEKEEEETEKEEEETETEKEEEETETEKEEEETEKEEEETEKEKEEEETESGEALERCSLSQRKLTESEEEVNERSVHSERADTEGEGSEVGEESEAAEPAPVSESEEEVEVFEDGKARVRPMLSDLRTLEQKRKTLAGMTKTVTDKCPALAEESEVRKNTDEASSSTDVKLSEKILDLNDLSGTISPLEKDDKEEAEDEEEKAGKTKKAEAFRRSLKSAKNIDRLVLHQSSPSPSLSDSSHSEQGVELRLKSEGLGTHPGLLRPETSRGRLVRTSNTQREDNESQESHPDEELGWRLRHDRKRKEEEEERSLRERKGDKERERRKADHDSEEEKEQMFMIKEKRIHLLREELRGEEEEEERKLKEESEERLRALRQLLLSKRREEEARLNEESEQMLEEIRASVEGERERQQQKLRDESDVKLKELRITLEEERAAQHEKLEAQKRKDVERLEAELEEDLQAEKKRLHEEREEKLSSLKQEVKITESRRELMGTRPEKQLAEYHRELADVLQEVRDEVQRDHERKLEQLREDHRREMNSIREKYLDEETLQKERLFSTLQEDKEHLQASHAVQLEKLRLQLNSQIQKIELTHSRKESQLQDLVDQMELRTKELKNQEAIMQTRAADLKRRRKKLGEEEEELESQLEALPQLIQERDQLKEELKRTREEKNQARELLQRAREERSEAKEEKERLREERDKAREERKKSKEEKERLESKVALLQERCDHLSRRISEIEQGEGGSASTRPEHRQDGKKAEKAEVTAPSNGRKDSSLHVEDLDDPPLSPVPDSQSSLDEFRRYISSQGATIHKTKLFLEKASSRLMERQAALQAVQTSSSEDPDREGGVTGERLRHLQQPLFEDLSRLAGERKVTFDVSESDLSSTVDPADGTGAHPTVPDKVQELAESLQQISGQLNSVLGALGSLAQGQSIATSYTAFPPPLSHPHSTAAPTSNISTSAPVMPQMLSEPPWAWAPQGPAAATPLFSTPISSGLRASEDPINSRWSQIFPRAAMDPISSSTMRPTSAYSAYTPASELGRSLRTVQKSVEVDGQRLQGLIDGNKRWLEMRKKDPSIPLFTRFQPPSTKSGLLQLGLDDNNQIRVYHY; encoded by the exons atgactgcagctgCTCTGATAGGAGACCAGCTGATCCTCGAGGAGGACTATGATGAGAACTACATCGCCTCTGAACAAG AAATTCAAGAGTATGCTAAAGAGATTGGTATTGATCCTGAGACTGAGCCGGAGCTGCTCTGGCTGGCAAGGGAAGGCATCGTGGCCCCTATGCCTCAGGAGTGGAAGCCCTG CCAGGATGTGACGGGGGACATCTACTATTTCAACTTCTCCTCGGGCCAGTCAACCTGGGATCACCCCTGCGACGAGCATTACCGTCGCCTGGTGGTCCAGGAGCGTGAACGAGCCCAGCTCAGCGCGGCCGCAGGAGGCTCGGGGgcgaagaaagagaagaaggagaagaagaagaagaaagaaaagaaggagaagaaagagaaaaagaagaaggagctgCTCAAGACTCCGGGT GCACTGAGTTCAGCCTTAGCCCCCCTCCCGTCCCCTCTGGGCAGTCTGGCTCCTCTAAGAGGTCTGGATGCCACCGGGTCAGGCCCACTCTCAGgttctgctcctgctcctgctctgcGGCGGTCGCTTGGCACCTCTGGGGGACTGGTTCCCCTGAAGACATCTCTCGGG GCTCCCCGAAGCGCCGGAGCATCCAGCGTTTTGGGCAGCAGGCACGAGGAGagggtttctctctctctgtctggatttgatgacgatgaagatgatgagAAAATCTCAGACCAAGAG CCAAGTCCTCGAGTTTCAGACCGGTTATTGAAGAACCTTCATCTGGACCTGGACGCTCTTGGAGGAGGCCTACAGTATGAG GACAGTGAAGACAGTGGTGGAGCTCCAGCAGAGGAGCGGACGGAGCCGGAGCTGCAGGACCTGGCCCTATCTGGGGACCACAGCCCTGACCCACCATCCCAACAG GACTCTTTGAGCGGCCGCAACCTCCGCCTGTCCTCACTGGCTGGCAGCAGAAACCCCGTCAGTGAGGACGGGCCGGGTCATGTCAGCCCTGTACCTGAACAATCTGCCCAACAGGAAGAAGCAGAGGAGTTAAGTGAGGCAGCAGAGGAGGTGCAGGAGGATGTGCAGAGTGAGAGCGGAGAAGATGAAGGCGGAGGAGGGGCAGAAGAAGGAAGAatagaggagaaagaagaagcacAGGATGAGGAAGTAGATGAGAGAAACATCAAAGAAGAGGGGGATGAGATAGAGGAAGAGCAAGGGGGGAGTGAAGGGTTTGTAGAAAGcaaaaaagaagcagaggaggagaaagagagggatgaggTTGAAGAGGAATGccatgaatgtgatgatgtaggAAAGGATGAAGGGGATGATGAAGTGTCCGAAAAAATGCGAAACAGTGCGAGCCAGGAGACcggtgagagagaggaaaataacAGCGAGGCGGACGTAGAAAGTTGCATcgaaaacaaacaagatgtgaccaaagatggagaaaaggaagaagaggaggtgcaaaaagaagttaaaaaaccCTCATCTGAGAAAGGCAGTGATGAAGATGTGGAGAAAAGTGATGAAGATGgagggagtgaggaggagggggataatagcAAAGAGGGAGATGAGAATGAGCGACGGATAGACGATGAGGAAGGGCAGAAGGgaagtgaggaagaggaggtagaGTTTGGAAGCACAAGAGAGCaagagaaggaaaaggaggaagaggagactgagaaggaaaaggaggaagaggagactgagaaggaaaaggaggaagaggagactgagaaggagaaggaggaagaggagactgagaaggaggaagaggagactgagaaggagaaggaggaagaggagactgagaaggaaaaggaggaagaggagactgagactgaaaaggaggaagaggagactgagaaggaggaagaggagactgagactgaaaaggaggaagaggagactgagactgaaaaggaggaagaggagactgagaaggaggaagaggagactgagaaggaaaaggaggaagaggagactgAGAGCGGGGAGGCTTTGGAGAGATGCTCCCTGAGCCAGAGGAAGCTgacagagagtgaggaggaggtgaaTGAGAGGTCGGTGCACAGTGagagagcagacacagaggggGAGGGATCGGAGGTAGGTGAGGAATCAGAAGCCGCTGAGCCCGCACCTGTAtcagagagtgaggaggaagtggaggtttTTGAGGACGGGAAGGCTCGGGTGCGACCGATGCTGAGCGACCTTAGAACTcttgaacaaaaaagaaaaactctcgCTGGCATGACGAAGACTGTGACCGATAAATGCCCCGCTCTGGCAGAG GAGTCGGAGGTCAGGAAGAACACCGACGAGGCTTCATCCTCCACAGATGTAAAG CTGTCAGAGAAAATTCTGGACCTCAATGACTTGTCTGGCACGATCAGTCCACTGGAGAAAGATGACAAGGAGGAAGCAGAAGACGAAGAGGAGAAggcgggaaaaacaaagaaggcCGAGGCTTTCAGAAG GAGTTTGAAGAGCGCTAAGAATATTGACCGTCTCGTGCTCCACCAGTCCAGCCCTTCACCCTCCCTCTCCGACTCGTCGCACTCAGAACAAGGTGTCGAGCTCCGTTTGAAAAGCGAAGGCCTCGGCACACACCCGGGGCTTCTGAGGCCTGAAACCTCAAGAGGTCGACTGGTCCGCACTTCAAACACCCAACGAGAAGACAATGAATCCCAAGAGAGCCATCCGGATGAGGAGCTCGGCTGGAGACTCCGGCAtgacagaaagaggaaagaggaagaggaagagagaagtcttagagagaggaaaggagataaggagagggagaggaggaaggcagATCATGACtcggaggaggagaaggagcaaaTGTTCATGATAAAGGAGAAGAGAATTCACCTACTCCGAGAGGAgctgaggggagaggaggaggaagaagagaggaagctaaaggaggagagtgaagaaAGACTGAG GGCTCTGCGGCAGCTTCTCCTCTCTAAgcggagagaggaagaggccaGGCTGAACGAGGAGTCTGAGCAGATGCTGGAGGAAATCCGAGCGTCTGtcgagggggagagggagaggcagcAACAGAAGCTAAG GGACGAGAGTGACGTCAAGCTGAAGGAATTACGGATCACTCTGGAGGAAGAGCGAGCAGCGCAGCATGAAAAGCTGGAGGCCCAGAAGAGGAAGGACGTTGAGCGTTTGGAGGCAGAGTTGGAGGAGGACCTGCAGGCGGAGAAGAAGAGACTCCacgaggagagggaggagaaactGAGCTCTCTAAAACAGGAG GTTAAAATCacagagagcaggagggagCTGATGGGTACGAGACCTGAGAAGCAGCTGGCAGAGTACCACCGAGAG CTGGCTGACGTTCTTCAGGAAGTGCGGGATGAAGTGCAGCGGGATCACGAGAGGAAGCTGGAGCAGCTGAGGGAGGACCacaggagggagatgaacagcatcAGAGAGAAATACCTAGATGAA GAGACTCTTCAGAAGGAGCGCTTGTTCTCCACTCTGCAGGAGGACAAAGAGCATCTGCAGGCGTCACACGCAGTCCAACTGGAGAAGCTCCGCCTGCAGCTCAACTCACAGATACAAAAGATAGAGCTGACGCACTCCCGCAAG GAGTCACAGCTGCAGGATCTTGTAGATCAGATGGAGCTAAGAACCAAAGAGCTGAAGAACCAGGAGGCCATCATGCAGACAAGG GCTGCAGAtctgaagaggagaaggaagaagttaggggaggaagaagaagagttggaGAGCCAGCTAGAG gctttaccacagctgatccaggagaGAGACCAGCTgaaggaggagctgaagaggacgagagaggagaaaaatcaGGCTAGAGAACTTCTgcagagagcgagggaggagagaagtgaggccaaagaggagaaagagaggctgagggaggagagggacaaagccagggaagagagaaagaaatcgAAGGAGGAAAAGGAGCGACTGGAGAGCAAGGTGGCGCTGCTACAGGAGAGATGTGACCATCTCAGTCGCAGGATCAG TGAGATTGAacaaggagaaggagggagtgccTCAACCAGACCAGAACATAGACAAGACGGCAAGAAGGCAGAGAAGGCAGAGGTCACAGCGCCCTCCAATGGCAGGAAAGACTCATCGCTCCATGTGGAAGACCTCGACGACCCCCCACTCTCCCCTGTGCCTGACAGCCAAAGCAGCCTGGACGA GTTCAGACGCTACATCTCCTCACAAGGAGCGACGATCCACAAAACCAAACTCTTCCTTGAGAAGGCGAGCAGCCGGCTGATGGAGAGACAGGCGGCTCTTCAGGCGGTCCAGACCAGCTCCTCCGAGGACCCCGACAGGGAAGGAGGGGTGACTGGGGAAAGGTTACGACACCTCCAGCAG CCACTGTTTGAGGATTTGTCACGGCTGGctggagaaagaaaagtgaCCTTTGATGTGAGCGAGTCTGACCTCAGCAGCACTGTCGATCCAGCGGACGGGACAG GAGCTCATCCCACTGTGCCGGACAAAGTCCAGGAGTTAGCCGAGTCCCTGCAGCAGATCTCAGGCCAGCTGAACTCCGTCCTGGGTGCTTTGGGTTCACTTGCCCAGGGACAGAGCATCGCCACATCTTATACAGCTTTCCCTCCACCGCTGTCTCACCCTCACTCCACTGCAGCACCTACCTCCAACATCTCCACCTCTGCCCCAGTCATGCCCCAGATGCTCTCAGAGCCGCCCTGGGCCTGGGCTCCCCAAGGCCCCGCTGCAGCCACCCCTCTCTTCAGTACCCCCATCAGCAGTGGGCTGAGGGCTTCTGAGGACCCCATCAACAGCCGATGGAGCCAAATATTCCCCA GAGCAGCTATGGACCCGATCTCCTCCAGCACCATGAGGCCGACCTCTGCTTACTCAGCATACACTCCAGCTAG TGAACTCGGTCGCAGCCTGCGGACGGTGCAGAAGTCAGTGGAGGTGGACGGTCAGAGGCTGCAGGGGCTGATTGACGGCAACAAGAGGTGGCTGGAGATGCGCAAGAAAGACCCCAGCAT ACCTCTCTTCACTCGCTTTCAGCCTCCTTCCACCAAGAGCGGCCTGCTCCAGCTGGGCCTGGACGACAACAACCAGATCAGGGTGTATCATTACTGA